A window of the Sneathiella sp. P13V-1 genome harbors these coding sequences:
- a CDS encoding AroM family protein, with protein sequence MTRQVTIITAGQSPRTSMSREIASLLPETVHIQEIGALDGLTDLEIMELEPGSSEVGIATILENRRNIVISESWLRHRILELCHNKGKSADDITVIASTGVFDLGTTGEYVLHAQNVLDQFMDAMIQAGLRIGKIYPLMGQIEVRKSQNLKVEGAFAPSGSKELIEKACRHLKDRDIVILTSLGYTAQDLEHARSICACPVIHARRIVAGGLERKYAQSQATSPAERLLEGSALKKRLMDLTDREREVFDLVVDGLANKEIARHLGISHRTVEIHRSRMLGKMGVSSSSDLMRMILHNASHTNRS encoded by the coding sequence ATGACGCGTCAGGTAACAATTATTACTGCTGGGCAAAGCCCCCGCACCTCCATGAGCAGGGAAATCGCCTCTCTCTTACCAGAGACAGTGCATATTCAGGAAATTGGAGCTCTAGACGGTTTAACCGATCTGGAAATCATGGAGTTGGAACCGGGAAGCAGTGAGGTTGGCATTGCAACCATCTTAGAAAACAGAAGAAATATTGTTATTTCTGAAAGTTGGCTTCGCCACAGGATTCTGGAACTTTGCCACAACAAGGGAAAGTCGGCAGATGATATCACAGTGATCGCTTCAACTGGTGTCTTTGATCTGGGAACAACCGGGGAATATGTTCTTCATGCCCAAAATGTCTTAGATCAATTTATGGACGCGATGATTCAGGCGGGCCTAAGAATAGGTAAAATCTACCCTTTGATGGGGCAGATTGAAGTACGAAAAAGTCAAAACCTGAAAGTCGAAGGAGCCTTTGCCCCATCTGGCAGCAAAGAACTCATTGAAAAAGCCTGCCGTCATCTCAAAGATAGGGATATTGTCATCCTGACATCCCTTGGATATACGGCGCAAGATCTGGAACATGCAAGATCCATATGCGCTTGTCCGGTCATTCATGCCAGAAGAATTGTCGCCGGAGGTTTAGAGCGAAAATATGCACAATCGCAAGCGACATCCCCCGCAGAACGATTGCTGGAGGGAAGTGCGCTCAAGAAAAGGCTAATGGATTTAACAGACCGTGAGCGGGAAGTCTTCGATCTGGTTGTTGATGGGCTTGCAAACAAAGAAATAGCGCGCCATCTGGGCATCAGCCATAGAACCGTTGAAATCCACCGCTCTCGAATGCTTGGAAAAATGGGGGTCAGTTCAAGTAGCGACCTTATGCGTATGATACTACATAACGCCTCTCACACAAATAGAAGCTAA
- a CDS encoding ABC transporter ATP-binding protein: MLDIKNLKVGFPVGSGRNKATLMAVNGVTLSVGRGEAMGIVGESGSGKSTVGRTLLHLNHSSGGNFYLDGEDITTINSKQEKQLRKKAQMIFQDPHSALNPRMTIMRSVAEPLILHTKVRGAELREKVGELLEIVGLQKQFLYRYPHELSGGQKQRVCIARAIALNPELLVLDEPTSALDVSVQAQILEFLKKLQKDRQLTYLFISHNLAVVRYMCSQVAVMYLGQIVEQGSTEEIFNNPRHPYTQALLEAVPLPEAGQPRRSHPLVGDIPSPLSPPPGCAFNSRCQQAIDGVCGKILPENQDIADGHVVKCHLYEGGAIPKMPVAMSGAD, encoded by the coding sequence TTCTGTTGGGCGTGGTGAGGCAATGGGTATAGTCGGCGAGAGCGGGTCCGGAAAATCCACGGTGGGAAGAACGCTTTTACATCTCAATCATTCAAGTGGCGGAAATTTTTATCTGGATGGTGAAGATATCACCACCATCAACTCAAAGCAGGAAAAGCAGCTTCGCAAAAAAGCACAGATGATCTTTCAAGATCCTCACTCAGCACTTAATCCACGAATGACGATTATGCGATCTGTTGCGGAGCCACTCATTCTGCATACGAAGGTGAGGGGAGCTGAACTGAGAGAAAAGGTGGGTGAACTTTTGGAGATTGTGGGCCTCCAGAAGCAGTTCCTGTATCGTTATCCTCATGAATTGTCAGGGGGGCAGAAACAACGCGTTTGCATCGCACGCGCTATTGCTCTCAATCCAGAACTTCTTGTATTGGATGAGCCAACGTCCGCATTGGATGTATCGGTTCAGGCGCAGATACTGGAATTTTTGAAGAAGCTGCAAAAAGATCGACAACTTACCTATCTTTTCATTTCTCATAACTTGGCGGTCGTTCGATATATGTGTAGCCAGGTCGCCGTCATGTATTTGGGACAAATTGTAGAGCAAGGATCTACAGAAGAGATCTTCAACAATCCACGTCACCCATATACTCAGGCGCTATTGGAGGCTGTTCCGCTTCCTGAGGCGGGACAGCCAAGGAGAAGTCATCCTCTGGTGGGGGATATTCCAAGTCCCTTGTCACCACCACCCGGATGTGCGTTCAACTCGCGTTGTCAGCAGGCGATTGATGGGGTATGTGGCAAAATCCTACCGGAAAACCAAGATATAGCAGACGGACATGTAGTGAAGTGTCATCTATACGAAGGGGGCGCGATACCCAAAATGCCTGTTGCTATGTCCGGCGCGGATTAG